One window of Thermocoleostomius sinensis A174 genomic DNA carries:
- a CDS encoding YccF domain-containing protein: MSVLGNLIWLIFGGLVSGFGYIIGGLTLCLTIVGIPFGLQAIKLGIATLTPFGREVVELKEADSTLRLVFNLIWIVLFGWEIALSHLIHGVILAITIIGLPFAKQHFKLLEMALLPFGREFRRVRVNRPYLTDRLT; the protein is encoded by the coding sequence ATGAGTGTTTTAGGAAATCTCATCTGGCTGATTTTTGGAGGATTGGTGAGCGGCTTCGGATACATTATCGGGGGCTTGACTTTGTGCTTGACGATCGTTGGCATTCCCTTCGGGCTGCAAGCCATCAAGCTGGGCATTGCAACGCTGACCCCCTTTGGACGGGAGGTCGTTGAACTAAAGGAGGCTGACAGCACATTGAGGCTGGTGTTTAACCTAATTTGGATTGTGCTGTTTGGCTGGGAGATTGCGCTGTCTCACCTAATTCACGGCGTGATTTTAGCCATCACTATCATTGGGTTGCCCTTTGCTAAACAGCACTTTAAATTACTGGAAATGGCGCTGCTGCCCTTTGGTCGTGAATTTCGTCGCGTCCGCGTCAATCGCCCCTACCTCACCGATCGGCTAACCTGA
- the dapB gene encoding 4-hydroxy-tetrahydrodipicolinate reductase, whose protein sequence is MASQAAIPVVVNGAGGKMGREVVKAVAAADDMSLVAAVDRSPDLQGQDIGELAGCGELEVPIVNDLQAALVLSTQERGTPVMVDFTHPDSVYDNVRTAIAYGVRPVVGTTGLSAEEIQDLAEFADKASTGAAIIPNFSIGMVLLQQAAVRASQYFDHVEILELHHNQKADAPSGTAIQTAQLLAELGKSYNPARVNETEKMPGARGTCTSEGIRIHSIRLPGLIAHQEVIFGAPGELYTLRHDTSDRACYMPGVLLTIRKVLPLKSLVYGLEKLL, encoded by the coding sequence ATGGCAAGTCAGGCTGCAATTCCAGTCGTCGTCAATGGGGCAGGCGGCAAGATGGGTCGGGAGGTGGTTAAGGCAGTGGCCGCAGCGGATGACATGTCTCTCGTGGCTGCCGTCGATCGCAGCCCCGACTTACAGGGTCAAGACATTGGCGAACTGGCAGGTTGCGGCGAATTGGAAGTGCCGATCGTCAATGATCTTCAAGCGGCGTTGGTGCTCTCGACGCAGGAGCGCGGAACCCCCGTCATGGTAGATTTTACGCACCCGGATTCGGTGTATGACAATGTGCGCACGGCGATCGCCTATGGAGTGCGTCCGGTCGTGGGAACCACAGGACTCAGCGCTGAAGAAATTCAAGACTTAGCGGAGTTTGCCGACAAAGCGAGTACGGGTGCTGCAATTATTCCCAATTTTTCGATCGGCATGGTGTTGTTGCAACAGGCAGCCGTGCGCGCCTCGCAGTATTTTGATCATGTAGAGATTTTGGAACTGCACCACAATCAAAAAGCCGATGCGCCCAGTGGTACAGCTATTCAAACGGCTCAATTGCTGGCTGAGTTGGGTAAATCCTATAACCCGGCCCGCGTCAACGAAACCGAGAAAATGCCCGGAGCACGCGGCACTTGCACTTCGGAGGGAATTCGGATTCACAGTATTCGCTTACCAGGACTGATTGCCCACCAGGAAGTGATCTTTGGTGCACCTGGAGAACTCTATACGTTGCGCCACGATACGAGCGATCGCGCTTGCTATATGCCCGGCGTGCTGTTGACCATTCGTAAAGTGCTTCCGCTGAAGTCGCTGGTGTATGGACTAGAAAAGCTGCTGTAA
- a CDS encoding histidine phosphatase family protein: MATRVVLVRHGESTYNAERRVQGHCDASRLTEKGRAGARQVGATLKELHFAAIYSSPLQRARETAELIRSTLLDQNGSAAPALYLTDNLKEISLPLWEGLTFQEVEEKYAEGYAAWRERPHELCMEIVTDQGMEPFYPVPTLYDQARRCWQEVLSRHSGETILLVAHSGINRCLINTAIGLGPKSYQSIHQSNCGISVLNFAGQLGDSVQLESVNLTAHLGEPLPKPRNNHTPRFLLVRHGETDWNRQQRFQGQMDIPLNDQGRVQAQQAAAFLANVPIDRAISSPMLRPKETAEVILQHHPNLSLELDGKLREISHGLWEGKLEAEIEQAFPGTLAQWKTAPETVQMPEGENLQQVWQRAIAAWNAMLNSTPPSGGDRPFTTLVVAHDAVNKALLCHLVGLGPQHFWTFKQGNGSVTVIDYPQGITGNPLIHALNITSHLGSVLDRTAAGAL, translated from the coding sequence CTGGCTACTCGTGTCGTTCTTGTGCGTCATGGTGAAAGTACCTACAATGCTGAACGTCGAGTTCAGGGACACTGCGATGCATCCCGGCTAACGGAAAAGGGGCGAGCAGGTGCTCGTCAAGTTGGAGCCACGCTCAAAGAATTACACTTTGCCGCCATCTACAGCAGTCCGCTGCAACGGGCCCGCGAAACCGCAGAGCTTATTCGATCGACCCTGCTTGACCAGAATGGCTCCGCTGCACCAGCTTTATACCTAACCGACAACCTTAAAGAAATTAGTTTGCCGTTGTGGGAAGGCTTGACGTTTCAAGAGGTTGAAGAAAAGTATGCCGAGGGCTATGCGGCGTGGCGCGAGCGCCCCCATGAACTATGCATGGAGATTGTCACCGATCAGGGCATGGAACCGTTTTATCCCGTACCGACCCTATATGACCAAGCACGACGTTGTTGGCAAGAGGTGCTGTCTCGTCATTCTGGAGAAACCATTTTGCTGGTCGCTCACAGTGGCATCAATCGTTGCTTAATCAATACGGCGATCGGGTTAGGGCCAAAATCCTATCAGTCCATTCATCAATCTAATTGTGGTATTAGTGTCCTCAATTTTGCTGGGCAGTTGGGCGACTCTGTGCAACTAGAATCAGTCAACTTGACGGCACATTTAGGGGAACCACTCCCTAAACCTAGAAATAACCATACGCCTCGATTTTTGCTAGTTCGGCATGGCGAAACGGACTGGAATCGCCAGCAACGCTTTCAAGGTCAAATGGATATACCGCTTAACGATCAAGGACGGGTGCAAGCTCAACAAGCTGCTGCATTTCTAGCGAATGTGCCCATCGATCGGGCAATTAGTAGCCCGATGCTCCGGCCCAAGGAAACCGCCGAAGTGATTTTGCAACACCATCCCAACCTTTCCCTAGAACTCGATGGCAAGTTGCGTGAAATTAGCCATGGACTGTGGGAAGGCAAGCTAGAAGCAGAGATTGAGCAAGCTTTTCCGGGTACTCTGGCGCAATGGAAAACGGCTCCTGAGACAGTGCAGATGCCTGAAGGCGAGAACTTACAGCAGGTTTGGCAACGGGCGATCGCGGCTTGGAACGCTATGTTGAATTCCACCCCCCCCAGCGGCGGCGATCGTCCCTTCACCACGTTGGTAGTAGCCCACGATGCAGTCAACAAAGCGCTATTATGCCACCTTGTCGGGTTGGGACCTCAGCACTTTTGGACGTTCAAACAGGGCAATGGCTCTGTCACCGTAATTGATTATCCGCAAGGCATCACCGGCAATCCCTTAATCCATGCTCTCAATATCACCAGCCACTTGGGAAGCGTGCTCGATCGAACGGCCGCAGGCGCATTGTAA
- a CDS encoding dihydroorotase — protein sequence MSKELLQQVRLIDPNTSTDRRVDVLVVDGKIAAIEEKLVDIPADVQVQHCAGLVLGPGLMDLYSHSGEPGFEARETLDSLRQAALAGGFTRLTLLPDTHPPLDNRASVEWMQSQSSRYVPMAQLPNDQSTQYHAALPKLNYWGALTLGTQGEQMVELMELAEAGVIGFTDGKPIANTSLLRRLLDYGQVLQKPIALYCCDRSLAGGGVVRDGLEAVRLGLPGSPVIAETVPLAAVLECVAEVGTPVHLMRISTARGVERLRAAKAEGLPVTASTTWMHLLLNVTSVHAYDPSLCLDPPLGNPSDQAALIQGLQDGTIDAIAIDHTPLTYEEKTVAFAEAPPGAIGLELALPLLWQTFVASNRWSAVALWQSLSTNPAKCLHQPTPQLQLNQPTDLILFDPNLVWTLTPTTLKSRSANTPWLGHEIQGRVIKIWG from the coding sequence ATGTCGAAGGAACTGCTTCAACAGGTTCGGCTGATTGATCCAAACACCAGCACCGATCGCAGGGTTGATGTGCTGGTAGTAGATGGCAAAATAGCCGCGATCGAGGAGAAACTGGTTGATATTCCAGCCGATGTTCAGGTGCAGCATTGTGCAGGACTGGTTTTAGGACCAGGGCTGATGGATTTGTATAGTCACTCTGGAGAGCCTGGCTTTGAAGCCCGCGAAACCTTAGATTCGTTGCGGCAAGCGGCCCTCGCAGGAGGCTTTACTCGCCTAACGCTGTTGCCGGATACACATCCCCCACTTGACAATCGCGCGAGTGTGGAGTGGATGCAATCGCAATCCTCCCGATATGTGCCTATGGCTCAATTGCCTAATGACCAATCGACTCAGTACCACGCTGCCTTACCCAAGCTCAATTACTGGGGAGCATTGACACTGGGAACGCAAGGCGAACAAATGGTGGAATTGATGGAACTGGCTGAAGCGGGCGTGATTGGGTTTACAGATGGTAAACCGATTGCCAATACCTCGCTGCTGCGAAGACTTTTGGACTATGGACAAGTGCTACAAAAACCGATCGCCCTCTACTGCTGCGATCGCAGTCTAGCTGGAGGAGGGGTCGTGCGGGATGGGCTAGAGGCGGTGCGGTTAGGGTTACCGGGCAGTCCAGTGATAGCTGAAACGGTGCCGCTTGCTGCTGTATTGGAGTGTGTGGCCGAGGTGGGAACACCAGTGCATCTCATGCGAATCTCGACGGCACGGGGGGTTGAACGACTGCGGGCTGCTAAAGCAGAAGGGTTGCCCGTCACTGCCAGTACCACCTGGATGCATTTACTGTTGAACGTGACCTCGGTGCATGCCTATGACCCCAGCCTATGCCTCGACCCGCCCTTGGGTAATCCCAGCGATCAAGCGGCCCTGATTCAAGGCTTGCAGGATGGCACGATTGACGCCATTGCCATTGATCACACCCCTCTCACCTATGAAGAAAAGACCGTAGCCTTTGCCGAAGCTCCACCCGGTGCGATTGGGCTGGAACTGGCCTTGCCGCTGCTGTGGCAAACCTTTGTGGCATCGAACCGCTGGTCGGCCGTGGCGCTATGGCAATCCCTCAGCACCAATCCTGCCAAATGTTTACATCAGCCCACCCCCCAATTGCAACTCAACCAACCCACAGACCTGATTTTATTTGACCCCAACCTCGTCTGGACTCTGACGCCAACGACCCTGAAATCTCGATCGGCCAACACCCCGTGGTTGGGACATGAAATTCAGGGACGGGTGATTAAAATCTGGGGATAA
- the psaI gene encoding photosystem I reaction center subunit VIII: protein MLFAAYSASFLPSVLVPVTGLVFPAVAMAFLFLYIEREDAAGL, encoded by the coding sequence ATGCTTTTTGCAGCTTATTCAGCTTCGTTTTTGCCCTCAGTGCTAGTTCCCGTCACTGGATTGGTGTTTCCGGCTGTGGCGATGGCGTTTTTGTTCCTTTACATTGAGCGCGAAGACGCCGCTGGTCTGTAG
- a CDS encoding photosystem I reaction center subunit XI, producing MTTEVVKPADDPQIGNLATPINSSPFTKALINNLPAYRAGLSPQRRGLEIGMAHGYLLYGPFTYAGPLRNSDVSDLAGLIGAAGLVVILTICLSIYGSSQPNKPISTVTNPNPPSSLETSEGWSEFAGSFLIGGIGGAAFAYLLFQVFNSGVFHAIGNLG from the coding sequence ATGACAACGGAAGTAGTTAAACCCGCTGACGATCCCCAAATCGGTAATTTGGCTACCCCTATTAACTCATCCCCGTTCACAAAGGCGTTGATTAACAACTTGCCCGCCTACCGGGCTGGGTTGTCCCCTCAGCGTCGGGGACTGGAAATTGGCATGGCCCATGGATACTTGCTGTATGGGCCATTTACCTATGCGGGTCCCTTACGTAATTCGGATGTGAGCGATCTGGCTGGGTTAATTGGTGCGGCTGGTCTCGTTGTAATTTTGACAATCTGTCTCTCCATCTACGGCAGTTCTCAGCCCAACAAACCCATCAGTACTGTTACCAATCCCAACCCACCTAGCAGCCTGGAAACTTCCGAAGGTTGGAGCGAATTTGCCGGTAGCTTCTTAATTGGTGGCATCGGTGGGGCAGCGTTTGCCTATCTCTTGTTCCAGGTGTTTAATTCTGGTGTTTTCCATGCGATCGGCAATCTAGGGTAA
- a CDS encoding photosystem II reaction center protein J, with amino-acid sequence MLQSGRIPLWVVATIAGTGVLVVVGLFFYGAYAGLGSSI; translated from the coding sequence ATGTTGCAATCTGGCAGAATTCCCCTCTGGGTTGTAGCAACCATTGCCGGAACGGGCGTGCTGGTTGTGGTTGGCCTGTTCTTCTATGGGGCTTATGCAGGCTTAGGGTCTTCAATTTAA
- a CDS encoding photosystem II reaction center protein L, producing MALQRSPNPNKQPVELNRTSLYLGLLLVFVLGILFSSYFFN from the coding sequence GTGGCGTTACAACGGAGTCCTAATCCTAATAAGCAACCAGTTGAGTTAAATCGTACTTCGCTCTACCTCGGGTTGCTATTAGTTTTCGTACTTGGCATTTTGTTCTCTAGCTATTTCTTCAATTAA
- the psbF gene encoding cytochrome b559 subunit beta — protein MTSNTPNQPVSYPIFTVRWLAVHTLAVPTVFFLGAIAAMQFIQR, from the coding sequence ATGACGAGTAACACGCCAAATCAACCCGTTTCCTATCCTATTTTTACGGTTAGATGGCTAGCCGTTCACACCCTTGCTGTCCCAACCGTATTCTTCTTAGGGGCAATTGCGGCAATGCAGTTTATTCAGCGCTAG
- the psbE gene encoding cytochrome b559 subunit alpha produces the protein MAGTTGERPFSDIVTSVRYWVIHSITIPALFIAGWLFVSTGLAYDVFGTPRPNEYFTETRQELPIVNDRFESKQQINEFLQDK, from the coding sequence ATGGCTGGTACTACAGGTGAACGTCCCTTTTCCGATATCGTAACGAGTGTTCGTTATTGGGTCATTCACAGCATTACAATTCCAGCATTATTTATTGCTGGCTGGCTTTTTGTTAGCACTGGTTTGGCCTACGACGTGTTCGGCACACCTAGACCCAACGAATACTTCACGGAAACTCGACAAGAGTTGCCCATTGTGAACGATCGGTTTGAGTCGAAGCAACAAATCAATGAGTTTTTACAAGACAAGTAG
- a CDS encoding photosynthesis system II assembly factor Ycf48, whose protein sequence is MNSILKPLKQIAIVVVAVLLCASCARGFLPSVEFNPWQVIELPTQETLSDIAFTDDPNHGWLVGKNATLLETTDGGQSWQQRSLDLGDSLIYSFNSVSFAGDEGWITGQPNILLHTLDGGQTWLRVPLSEKLPGSPYAITALGPKAAELATDIGAIYRTKDGGRTWQAMVQEAVGVIRNVSRSNDGKYVAVSARGSFYSTWEPGQEAWEPHNRNSSRRLQNMGFGKDGRVWLLARGGVVQFSQEDSLDEWDEPISPEYATSWGLLDLAYRTPEEIWVAGGSGNLLVSVDGGQTWQKDRAVENVPSNFYKVMFISPDRGFILGQNGTLLKYQPSTEAA, encoded by the coding sequence ATGAACTCAATTCTAAAACCCTTAAAGCAAATTGCTATTGTAGTTGTCGCAGTCCTGCTATGTGCCAGTTGCGCACGCGGGTTTCTGCCATCTGTCGAATTTAATCCTTGGCAAGTCATTGAATTGCCGACCCAGGAAACACTATCAGATATTGCATTTACAGATGACCCGAATCACGGGTGGTTGGTAGGTAAAAACGCCACACTTCTAGAAACCACTGATGGCGGGCAGAGTTGGCAACAACGCAGTCTAGATTTGGGCGACTCATTGATCTATAGCTTTAATTCAGTCAGTTTTGCGGGCGATGAAGGCTGGATCACTGGACAGCCCAATATTCTGCTGCACACTTTAGATGGTGGCCAAACTTGGCTGCGCGTTCCACTTAGCGAAAAATTACCGGGTTCGCCCTATGCAATTACCGCCTTGGGGCCAAAGGCGGCAGAGCTAGCAACGGACATTGGCGCAATTTATCGCACCAAAGATGGGGGGCGCACTTGGCAGGCAATGGTGCAGGAAGCCGTCGGGGTTATTCGGAATGTGTCGCGATCGAACGACGGCAAGTATGTAGCCGTATCAGCCCGCGGCAGCTTCTATTCCACGTGGGAGCCGGGTCAGGAAGCTTGGGAACCTCATAATCGCAATAGTTCTCGCCGTCTACAAAATATGGGCTTTGGTAAGGATGGTCGGGTTTGGCTGTTGGCGCGTGGAGGCGTTGTCCAATTTAGTCAGGAGGATAGTTTAGACGAATGGGACGAGCCAATTTCCCCAGAATATGCCACCAGTTGGGGGTTACTGGATTTGGCCTATCGCACTCCTGAAGAGATTTGGGTTGCTGGCGGCAGTGGCAATCTGCTGGTGAGTGTAGACGGCGGGCAAACTTGGCAAAAAGATAGAGCGGTCGAAAATGTTCCGTCTAATTTCTACAAAGTGATGTTTATATCACCAGACCGAGGCTTTATTTTAGGTCAAAATGGAACGCTGTTGAAATATCAACCGTCTACGGAGGCGGCCTAA
- a CDS encoding rubredoxin: MSTEALDPKTLDRYECGACGYVYEPTKGDSTSNTPAGTAFEALAESWRCPVCGARKPRFSNIGPVGNPSGFKENLKYGLGVNSLTPGQKNVLIFGALALGFLFFISLYGLR, from the coding sequence ATGAGTACAGAAGCTCTTGATCCCAAAACCCTCGATCGCTATGAATGTGGGGCTTGCGGGTATGTTTATGAACCCACCAAGGGGGATAGCACCAGCAACACGCCCGCAGGGACTGCCTTTGAAGCGCTTGCTGAAAGTTGGCGTTGCCCCGTCTGTGGAGCACGCAAACCTCGATTCAGCAACATTGGTCCAGTAGGTAATCCATCTGGCTTTAAGGAAAACTTGAAGTACGGGCTTGGGGTAAATTCACTCACCCCCGGTCAGAAAAATGTGTTGATCTTTGGGGCCCTGGCACTGGGCTTTTTATTCTTCATTAGTCTGTACGGCTTGCGGTAA
- the lspA gene encoding signal peptidase II: MRIKNRLFWIAAVIGLVLDQVSKFWVTRTFELTQTVPLWEGVFHLTYVTNKGAAFSLFSEQGEWLRWLSLIVSLGLAALAIFGPRLPRWEQAGYGCILAGALGNGIDRFLNGEVVDFFDFRLINFPVFNIADVFINLGILCLLMAAFRPTSSNGNPKRSHRDQDR, encoded by the coding sequence ATGAGGATAAAAAACCGTCTGTTTTGGATTGCTGCCGTCATTGGCTTGGTGTTAGACCAGGTCAGCAAATTTTGGGTTACTCGCACCTTTGAACTCACGCAAACCGTGCCGCTGTGGGAAGGTGTGTTTCATCTCACCTATGTCACCAACAAAGGAGCCGCCTTCAGTTTATTCAGTGAGCAAGGTGAGTGGCTACGCTGGTTGTCGTTGATTGTGAGTCTAGGGCTAGCTGCTTTGGCGATATTTGGCCCTCGGTTGCCGCGCTGGGAGCAAGCGGGCTATGGCTGTATTTTGGCTGGTGCTTTGGGAAACGGCATCGATCGCTTTCTCAATGGCGAAGTGGTGGATTTTTTCGATTTTCGCTTGATTAATTTCCCCGTGTTCAATATTGCCGATGTGTTTATCAACCTGGGCATTCTTTGCTTGCTGATGGCGGCCTTTCGTCCGACATCCTCCAACGGCAACCCTAAACGCTCCCATCGAGATCAGGATCGCTAG
- a CDS encoding biotin transporter BioY: MSSVNVAAPTQLLWVLIGIVLTIGGTLLEAFIASPPWSWSQSGIYAYSLGVTWQVGAVLLVGCLGGKSAAAVSQIAYVLLGLTWFDVFAQGGGLGYLLQPSFGYLLGFIPGAWICGWLAFRLPVRLEFLALSCVFGLLTIHLTGVGYLLMAHLFQWASLSAVPFWQAFLTYSIHPLPGQLAIVCAVTVMSYILRHLMFY, translated from the coding sequence GTGTCTAGCGTGAACGTGGCTGCTCCCACCCAACTGTTGTGGGTTTTGATTGGCATCGTCCTGACGATCGGCGGGACTTTGTTAGAAGCTTTTATTGCCAGTCCTCCTTGGAGTTGGAGTCAGTCTGGTATTTATGCCTATTCGCTGGGTGTCACGTGGCAAGTTGGAGCCGTGCTATTGGTGGGGTGTTTGGGCGGCAAAAGTGCAGCCGCTGTCTCCCAAATTGCCTATGTGCTGCTGGGGCTGACGTGGTTTGATGTGTTTGCCCAAGGCGGCGGGTTGGGATATCTATTGCAACCCAGCTTTGGCTATTTGTTGGGCTTTATTCCGGGTGCCTGGATCTGCGGTTGGTTGGCGTTTCGCTTGCCAGTACGTTTGGAGTTTCTAGCTCTCAGTTGTGTGTTTGGCTTACTGACGATTCATCTAACAGGAGTAGGGTATCTTCTGATGGCTCACCTATTTCAGTGGGCTTCGCTGAGTGCAGTTCCGTTTTGGCAAGCGTTTCTCACTTATTCGATCCACCCCCTGCCGGGGCAACTGGCGATCGTCTGTGCTGTCACGGTCATGTCCTATATTTTGCGACACTTAATGTTTTATTAA
- a CDS encoding ribonuclease Z — protein sequence MQITFLGTSSGVPTRSRNVSSIALRLPQRAEVWLFDCGEGTQHQVLRSELKVSQITRIFITHMHGDHIYGLMGLLASCGLAGNPSRIDIYGPPKLDDYLKACGRYSQTHFSYPVKVHTVRPGLVFEDEEFTVSCAPLTHRVPAFGYRVAEKDKAGRFDVDRAMAMGIPPGPLYGKLKRGEVITLSDGRIVNGADLCGETQIGRKFVYCTDTIYCDAAVELAQDADVLVHEATFSHQDAELAYQRLHSTSTMAAQVALGAQAKQLIMTHFSPRYAPGNSIGLDDLLAEAKAIFPNTLMAHDFFTYEIPRRQVEALAVTR from the coding sequence TTGCAAATTACGTTTCTAGGGACGAGTTCCGGAGTGCCCACTCGATCGCGTAATGTCTCCAGTATTGCCCTACGTCTACCTCAGCGCGCCGAAGTATGGTTGTTTGACTGTGGTGAAGGCACTCAGCATCAGGTGTTGCGCAGCGAGCTAAAAGTTAGTCAAATTACTCGGATCTTCATCACCCATATGCATGGAGATCATATTTATGGGCTGATGGGGCTACTGGCAAGCTGCGGGTTGGCAGGAAATCCTAGCCGAATTGATATTTACGGCCCTCCTAAGTTAGATGACTATTTAAAGGCTTGTGGGCGCTATTCCCAAACGCATTTTTCATATCCGGTGAAAGTACATACAGTCAGGCCGGGGTTGGTGTTCGAGGATGAAGAATTTACTGTTAGCTGTGCTCCGTTGACGCATCGCGTGCCTGCCTTTGGCTACCGAGTCGCTGAAAAAGATAAGGCGGGCCGGTTTGATGTCGATCGAGCAATGGCAATGGGCATTCCGCCTGGCCCGCTTTATGGCAAACTCAAGCGGGGCGAGGTGATTACATTATCCGATGGACGCATTGTCAATGGAGCCGATCTATGTGGCGAAACGCAGATAGGACGCAAGTTTGTGTACTGTACTGACACGATTTACTGTGATGCAGCGGTGGAGTTAGCTCAGGATGCTGATGTGTTGGTGCATGAAGCTACTTTTTCGCATCAAGATGCCGAATTAGCCTATCAACGCCTACACTCTACGTCTACAATGGCGGCTCAGGTGGCGCTGGGAGCGCAAGCCAAGCAATTGATCATGACACATTTCAGCCCCCGTTATGCTCCTGGCAATTCGATCGGCTTGGATGATTTACTTGCAGAAGCCAAAGCCATCTTTCCCAATACTCTGATGGCGCACGATTTCTTTACCTACGAGATTCCCCGTCGTCAGGTGGAAGCATTGGCGGTTACTCGTTGA
- a CDS encoding SpoIID/LytB domain-containing protein, which produces MTQSCSAERADRTFWLMQIAQTFRHYAQKTWWMVLGLWLVAAVPAQARLLLRVAIEQDVSQVKIGSSTDAALLDASGQATEAIPAMNAVVAEAKQGQIAINHLRSPQFCLQPSEGGFVFIGEKWYRGSTCLIITGNNLTAVNYVDLEQYLYSVVGAEMPTHWSLEALKAQAVAARSYVLYQRQNSATAIFDVGSTTRWQVYGGVEEETASTRAAVESTRDQVLIHNGRIINAVFHACAGGYTENVEDVWSSPLPYLRAVPSPDANITECQWTQSFSAQELSQKLNYPGTISAVIPSFDNRGRIASLRLEGSTGSTTLRGTEVRRALGVRSTLFTLQPLRSRVAAAGDLPAAPSSFQLIGRGNGHGIGMSQWGAKVFADQGYNYAQILAHYYTGASLATIEVE; this is translated from the coding sequence ATGACTCAATCCTGCTCTGCGGAGCGTGCCGATCGCACGTTCTGGCTCATGCAGATAGCTCAAACCTTTCGTCATTACGCCCAAAAAACTTGGTGGATGGTGTTGGGTCTATGGCTGGTGGCAGCGGTTCCGGCACAAGCGCGATTGCTGCTGCGAGTGGCGATCGAACAAGATGTTAGCCAAGTGAAAATTGGCAGTTCCACTGATGCCGCGCTACTAGATGCGTCTGGGCAAGCAACGGAAGCGATTCCCGCCATGAATGCCGTTGTGGCCGAAGCCAAACAAGGTCAAATTGCGATCAACCATTTACGCTCTCCGCAGTTTTGCTTGCAACCCAGCGAAGGGGGATTTGTTTTCATTGGCGAAAAATGGTACCGCGGCTCTACTTGCCTGATCATAACGGGGAATAATCTCACTGCTGTTAACTATGTGGATCTAGAGCAGTACCTCTACAGCGTTGTTGGAGCTGAAATGCCGACGCATTGGTCGTTGGAAGCACTGAAAGCTCAAGCTGTTGCTGCTCGATCGTATGTATTGTATCAGCGACAAAACAGCGCCACTGCCATTTTTGACGTAGGCAGTACCACTCGCTGGCAGGTCTATGGTGGGGTGGAGGAGGAAACCGCTAGTACTCGTGCTGCCGTCGAGTCTACTCGCGATCAAGTGTTAATTCATAATGGCCGCATCATCAATGCAGTGTTTCATGCCTGTGCAGGCGGCTATACCGAAAATGTGGAAGATGTCTGGTCAAGTCCGTTGCCCTATCTGCGTGCTGTGCCCAGCCCCGATGCCAACATTACAGAATGTCAGTGGACACAATCGTTTAGCGCTCAAGAACTGAGTCAGAAATTGAATTATCCGGGCACGATTTCAGCAGTAATTCCCAGTTTTGACAATCGCGGTCGCATTGCCTCCTTGCGGCTGGAGGGTAGCACTGGCAGTACCACCCTACGCGGCACAGAAGTCCGTCGAGCTTTAGGAGTGCGCAGCACCTTATTCACATTACAGCCGCTGCGCAGCCGAGTTGCCGCTGCTGGCGATTTACCTGCTGCCCCCAGTAGTTTTCAACTGATTGGTCGCGGCAACGGGCACGGAATTGGTATGAGTCAATGGGGCGCTAAGGTGTTTGCTGATCAAGGTTATAACTATGCCCAGATCTTGGCGCATTACTACACCGGAGCCAGCTTAGCTACGATCGAGGTGGAATAA